The nucleotide window TTGTCACAACCTATTCGCTGCGGGTTAGCTTCCGGATTGCCTGCAGCCGGGGACATGGGGAAGTATCCTCTTGGCGGTTGGACCCAAGGTCAGACAGCGCGCCCAGGTTCGGCGCAGGCATCCCGCATATGCTTCATCAGGAGACGCTGTGCGCTACTCTGGTAGTGGTGGCGCGAGGTTACAATGCCAACTGTGCGCGTGCTGTGCTTACCTGAGATCGGAATGAATTTGCATCCCGGTTGCGGCTGCACGGCCATGGCTGGTACCGCCGATACGCCCATTCCGGCCGAGACCATCGCCAGTATCGAGGCAAACTGGCCACTTTCGAACACTATACTCGGCGACATCCTCAACTTTTGACAGGCTGCGATCAGGCTGTCGCGAAAGCAGTGGCCCTCCTTTAACAGCAGAAACGGTTCGCGGTTAAGCTCCGCCAGACTGATGGAAGCGCGCGAGGCAAGGCGATGTCTCTTTGGAAGGGCTGCGTAGAACTTCTCCTCGAACAGCTCCACGATGGCGAGTTCACTTCCGGCAACCGGTAGCGCTACGACTGCGATGTCAATCGTTCCCTCCTGCAAGCGCTGCAGCAGGGCCGGCGTGATGTCTTCAATAATTTTGAT belongs to Terriglobales bacterium and includes:
- a CDS encoding LysR substrate-binding domain-containing protein → MEVHQLRYFCAVARHGTFTRASKAEHIAQPSLSQQILKLEAELGARLFDRLPRSARLTVFGKAFLPKAERILRDLEEARTALRDMSGNQTGEVVVGIIPTIAAYLLPRLLNNFTVRHPLVAIKIIEDITPALLQRLQEGTIDIAVVALPVAGSELAIVELFEEKFYAALPKRHRLASRASISLAELNREPFLLLKEGHCFRDSLIAACQKLRMSPSIVFESGQFASILAMVSAGMGVSAVPAMAVQPQPGCKFIPISGKHSTRTVGIVTSRHHYQSSAQRLLMKHMRDACAEPGRAV